A genomic region of Luteibacter aegosomatissinici contains the following coding sequences:
- a CDS encoding phasin family protein — protein sequence MPHVNAYADLARFVEQATAAQAVAWRGMERVADLHLQALEGHARAATGLMADAMMAQDADALRAMFVRGGDLQREGVERAATAAGDIMDVAVETATSLGALVAKPARA from the coding sequence ATGCCGCACGTAAACGCTTACGCTGATCTTGCACGGTTCGTCGAACAGGCAACCGCCGCACAGGCCGTGGCCTGGCGTGGCATGGAGCGCGTGGCCGACCTGCACCTGCAGGCGCTGGAAGGGCATGCGCGTGCGGCAACAGGGCTCATGGCCGATGCCATGATGGCCCAGGATGCTGACGCGTTGCGCGCCATGTTCGTGCGCGGTGGCGATCTGCAGCGGGAGGGCGTCGAGCGGGCCGCAACGGCCGCCGGCGACATCATGGATGTGGCCGTGGAAACGGCGACATCGCTGGGCGCACTGGTGGCCAAGCCCGCCAGGGCCTGA
- a CDS encoding F0F1 ATP synthase subunit B — protein MEINMTFLGQMISFAILVWFTTKFIWPQLNGAIEERQKKVAEGLAAAERARAELKDADAKVAAEIKQARVQSTEIIDKAQAQANAIVEKARVEAIDEINRLKAQAQDEIASMAQRAREQLREQVGALAIQGAEKIVQREIDPAAHKALLDQLAAEI, from the coding sequence ATGGAAATCAACATGACCTTCCTGGGCCAGATGATCTCTTTTGCGATCCTGGTCTGGTTTACCACCAAGTTCATCTGGCCCCAGCTCAATGGTGCCATCGAAGAGCGCCAGAAGAAGGTGGCCGAGGGCCTTGCCGCCGCTGAGCGTGCCCGTGCGGAACTCAAGGACGCCGACGCCAAGGTCGCGGCCGAGATCAAGCAGGCTCGCGTCCAGTCCACCGAGATCATCGACAAGGCCCAGGCCCAGGCCAATGCCATCGTCGAGAAGGCTCGCGTGGAAGCGATCGACGAGATCAACCGTCTGAAGGCCCAGGCCCAGGACGAGATCGCGTCGATGGCCCAGCGTGCACGCGAACAGCTGCGTGAGCAGGTGGGTGCGCTCGCTATCCAGGGTGCAGAGAAGATCGTCCAGCGCGAAATCGATCCGGCGGCCCACAAGGCGCTGCTCGACCAGCTCGCTGCCGAGATCTGA
- a CDS encoding F0F1 ATP synthase subunit delta, which yields MAQALTLARPYARAAFEVAHASGALADWSAALNFAAAVAVDPQVAGLGNDPRVQPKQLVAIHLPQGMAADAPFARFLEELAENGRMGLLPEIAALYDQYKLESESTLKVKVTSALDLDSAQAEALRASLKRRFKREIELDTHVDPALLGGVVIDTGEQVIDGSARGRLQRLASVLTH from the coding sequence ATGGCCCAGGCGCTCACCCTCGCCCGTCCGTACGCGCGCGCTGCCTTCGAGGTAGCGCACGCGTCCGGTGCGCTCGCCGATTGGTCGGCAGCGCTGAATTTTGCCGCCGCGGTCGCGGTCGACCCCCAGGTCGCCGGCCTCGGCAATGATCCGCGCGTGCAGCCCAAGCAGCTCGTCGCGATCCACCTTCCGCAAGGCATGGCTGCCGATGCACCGTTCGCCCGCTTCCTCGAGGAGCTGGCTGAGAACGGCCGCATGGGCCTGCTGCCGGAAATCGCTGCGCTCTACGACCAGTACAAGCTGGAGTCGGAGTCGACCTTGAAGGTCAAGGTCACCAGCGCGCTGGATCTCGACAGCGCCCAGGCCGAAGCCCTGCGTGCTTCGCTGAAGCGCCGCTTCAAGCGCGAGATCGAACTGGATACGCACGTCGATCCGGCGTTGCTCGGCGGTGTCGTCATCGACACGGGCGAGCAGGTCATCGACGGTTCGGCGCGCGGCCGCCTGCAGCGGCTGGCCAGCGTGCTGACGCACTGA
- a CDS encoding ATP synthase subunit I produces MLNSLAAGRHLAMRVVITQLAVAVVAGLAFCLQGRAAGLAAFAGALIVAFATALLAARAFSALGGAGATFMRFLVGMILRWIILIGGLLLILVQWKLPPLPALVGLVAAYAVNVFAFRFKG; encoded by the coding sequence TTGCTCAACAGTCTTGCAGCCGGTCGTCACCTTGCTATGCGCGTGGTCATCACGCAGCTCGCGGTGGCTGTCGTCGCGGGACTCGCTTTCTGCCTGCAGGGGCGCGCCGCCGGACTGGCCGCTTTCGCAGGTGCCCTGATCGTTGCTTTCGCTACCGCGCTGCTTGCCGCGCGAGCGTTCAGCGCGCTGGGCGGGGCAGGGGCAACGTTCATGCGGTTCCTGGTGGGCATGATCCTTCGCTGGATCATTCTGATCGGGGGCCTGCTGCTCATTCTGGTTCAGTGGAAGCTGCCACCCTTGCCGGCACTGGTCGGCCTGGTAGCGGCTTACGCGGTCAACGTATTTGCATTCAGATTCAAGGGTTGA
- the atpB gene encoding F0F1 ATP synthase subunit A, whose product MASEPQGGLTEYIQHHLNHMTVNFSADHFWFWNLRADSIIISFVLGAAFCLWFWLFARKATSGVPSKGQALVELAIEFVDTQVKDTFHGDRRTVTPLALSIFMWVFLMNAMDLLPVDLAGWLVHTFAGDEVAHHTYFRMVPTADINTTVGLSVAVLFIVIGHGIKAKGGFGFGKELLTAPFHAENPIAKLVLVIPNFLLNVVETLSKPVSLAMRLFGNMYGGELVFMLIAGLMVSWISFVPGVLFNTAWAIFHILIIALQAFIFMMLTIVYIATAREHH is encoded by the coding sequence ATGGCTAGCGAACCGCAGGGCGGTCTAACCGAATACATCCAGCACCACCTGAACCACATGACGGTGAATTTCAGCGCCGATCATTTCTGGTTCTGGAACCTCCGTGCCGACTCGATCATCATCTCGTTTGTCCTCGGCGCCGCGTTCTGCCTGTGGTTCTGGCTGTTCGCCCGCAAGGCCACCTCGGGCGTGCCGTCCAAGGGCCAGGCCCTGGTCGAGCTGGCCATCGAGTTCGTCGATACGCAGGTAAAGGACACCTTCCACGGCGACCGCCGAACGGTCACCCCGCTGGCGCTGTCCATCTTCATGTGGGTGTTCCTTATGAACGCCATGGATCTGCTGCCGGTCGACCTGGCTGGCTGGCTCGTCCACACGTTCGCGGGTGATGAGGTCGCGCACCACACCTACTTCCGCATGGTGCCCACCGCCGATATCAACACCACCGTGGGCCTGTCGGTCGCCGTGCTGTTCATCGTCATCGGCCATGGCATCAAGGCCAAGGGCGGCTTCGGCTTCGGCAAGGAGCTGCTCACTGCGCCGTTCCATGCGGAAAACCCGATCGCCAAGCTCGTGCTGGTGATCCCGAACTTCCTTCTTAACGTCGTCGAGACCCTGTCGAAGCCCGTGTCGCTCGCCATGCGACTGTTCGGCAACATGTACGGCGGCGAACTGGTGTTCATGCTGATTGCCGGTCTGATGGTGAGCTGGATCAGCTTCGTGCCTGGTGTGCTGTTCAACACAGCCTGGGCGATCTTCCACATCCTGATCATCGCCCTGCAGGCGTTCATCTTCATGATGCTGACGATCGTCTACATCGCCACGGCGCGGGAACATCACTAA
- the atpE gene encoding F0F1 ATP synthase subunit C, with product MELASLLAHVQGMTAIAIGVIIGLGALGACLGIAIMGSKFLESAARQPELVPLLQGRMFLLAGLIDAAFIIGLAVALLFAFSNPLVGAVRAAIGG from the coding sequence ATGGAACTCGCATCGCTTCTCGCCCACGTCCAGGGCATGACCGCCATCGCCATCGGCGTGATCATCGGCCTCGGTGCGCTCGGCGCCTGCCTCGGTATCGCCATCATGGGCTCGAAGTTCCTCGAGTCGGCTGCTCGCCAGCCTGAGCTGGTCCCGCTGCTCCAGGGCCGCATGTTCCTGCTCGCCGGCCTGATCGACGCGGCGTTCATTATCGGCCTCGCCGTCGCCCTGCTGTTCGCGTTCTCGAACCCGCTGGTTGGCGCCGTCCGCGCTGCCATCGGCGGCTAA
- the atpD gene encoding F0F1 ATP synthase subunit beta, which translates to MSQGKVVQIIGAVVDVEFPRDQVPEIYDALKVEGTEITLEVQQQLGDGIVRCIALGSTDGLRRNLVAVNTGEGIKVPVGKATLGRIMDVLGNPIDEAGPIGEQEKWVIHREAPSYDDQAAASELLETGIKVIDLMCPFAKGGKVGLFGGAGVGKTVNMMELINNIAKAHSGLSVFAGVGERTREGNDFYHEMKDSNVLDKVAMVYGQMNEPPGNRLRVALTGLTMAEYFRDEKDASGKGKDVLLFVDNIYRYTLAGTEVSALLGRMPSAVGYQPTLAEEMGVLQERITSTKTGSITSIQAVYVPADDLTDPSPATTFAHLDATVTLSRNIASLGIYPAVDPLDSSSRQLDPAVIGQEHYDTARRVQVTLQRYKELKDIIAILGMDELSQEDKEAVSRARKIERFFSQPFHVAEVFTGSPGKYVPLKETIRGFKMIVDGDVDHLPEQAFYMVGGIDEAIKKGEEMGAKKAA; encoded by the coding sequence ATGAGCCAGGGTAAAGTTGTCCAGATCATCGGCGCAGTCGTCGACGTCGAATTCCCGCGTGACCAGGTCCCCGAGATCTACGACGCACTGAAGGTCGAAGGCACCGAGATCACGCTTGAAGTGCAGCAGCAGCTCGGCGACGGCATCGTCCGTTGCATCGCCCTCGGTTCCACCGATGGCCTGCGCCGCAACCTCGTCGCCGTGAACACCGGCGAAGGCATCAAGGTGCCGGTCGGCAAGGCCACGCTCGGCCGCATCATGGATGTGCTCGGCAACCCCATCGACGAAGCCGGTCCGATCGGCGAGCAGGAAAAGTGGGTCATCCACCGCGAAGCCCCGTCGTATGACGACCAGGCTGCCGCGAGCGAGCTGCTCGAAACCGGCATCAAGGTCATCGACCTGATGTGCCCGTTCGCCAAGGGCGGCAAGGTCGGCCTGTTCGGCGGCGCCGGCGTCGGCAAGACCGTGAACATGATGGAACTCATCAACAACATCGCGAAGGCGCACTCGGGTCTGTCCGTGTTTGCCGGCGTGGGTGAGCGTACCCGTGAGGGCAACGACTTCTACCACGAGATGAAGGATTCCAACGTTCTCGACAAGGTCGCGATGGTGTACGGCCAGATGAACGAGCCGCCGGGCAACCGCCTGCGCGTCGCGCTCACCGGCCTGACCATGGCTGAGTACTTCCGTGACGAGAAGGACGCGAGCGGCAAGGGCAAGGACGTGCTGCTGTTCGTCGACAACATCTACCGCTACACCCTGGCCGGTACCGAAGTATCCGCGTTGCTCGGCCGTATGCCGTCGGCCGTGGGTTACCAGCCGACCCTGGCTGAGGAAATGGGCGTCCTGCAGGAGCGCATCACCTCGACCAAGACCGGTTCGATCACCTCGATCCAGGCCGTGTACGTGCCCGCGGATGACCTTACCGATCCCTCGCCGGCCACCACCTTCGCGCACCTTGATGCGACCGTGACCCTGAGCCGTAACATTGCCTCGCTGGGTATCTACCCGGCCGTGGATCCGCTCGATTCCTCCAGCCGTCAGCTCGACCCGGCCGTCATCGGCCAGGAACACTACGACACCGCGCGCCGCGTGCAGGTCACCCTGCAGCGCTACAAGGAGCTGAAGGACATCATCGCCATCCTGGGTATGGACGAGCTGTCGCAGGAAGACAAGGAAGCCGTGTCCCGCGCCCGCAAGATCGAGCGCTTCTTCTCGCAGCCGTTCCACGTGGCCGAAGTGTTCACCGGTTCGCCGGGCAAGTACGTTCCGCTGAAGGAAACCATCCGCGGCTTCAAGATGATCGTGGACGGCGATGTGGACCACCTGCCGGAGCAGGCCTTCTACATGGTGGGCGGCATCGACGAAGCCATCAAGAAGGGCGAAGAGATGGGTGCGAAGAAGGCCGCCTAA
- a CDS encoding DUF748 domain-containing protein, with amino-acid sequence MHVRYRRSLWILLALAIALVAARVALPFIVLGQLNARLAHMGSYAGHIDDIDIHLWRGAYSIDNLRITKVDGKLPVPLFDAERTDISLSWPALTRGHLRGKVEFYEPTLNFVDGKGEGDTQTGKGVDWRAQLRAIVPTRIDELHVINGTVTFHNFVSSPKVDLKMTDVNGTITNLTNVQREGGSRVAHMDATAHILGDAPLQTKAEFDPLEEAGDFRYELTVHNIKLVRANDLVRAYSGLDFAAGEGDFIMELQAKDRKLEGYAKPLFRGLKIFSWKQDVEQEKKNPLKLAYEAVAEGVTKVFKNQSKDQFATRVPISGTIDNRSMSTSQAIIGILHNAFIEAYKPNLEHLTARPDDDRD; translated from the coding sequence ATGCATGTCCGTTATCGCCGCAGCCTTTGGATTCTTCTCGCCCTCGCGATCGCCCTGGTCGCGGCGCGCGTCGCCTTGCCCTTTATCGTCCTCGGGCAGCTCAACGCGCGGCTGGCCCATATGGGCTCGTACGCCGGGCACATCGACGACATCGACATCCACCTGTGGCGGGGGGCGTACTCCATCGATAACCTGCGCATCACCAAGGTCGATGGCAAGCTGCCGGTGCCGTTGTTCGATGCGGAGCGCACTGACATTTCACTCAGCTGGCCCGCACTCACCCGTGGGCACCTGCGCGGTAAGGTCGAGTTCTACGAGCCGACGCTCAACTTCGTCGACGGCAAGGGCGAGGGTGACACACAGACCGGTAAAGGCGTGGATTGGCGCGCACAGCTCCGTGCGATCGTGCCTACGCGCATTGACGAGCTGCACGTGATCAACGGCACCGTGACCTTCCACAACTTCGTCTCGAGTCCCAAGGTGGACCTGAAGATGACCGACGTGAATGGCACGATCACCAATCTGACCAACGTACAGCGTGAGGGTGGCTCGCGCGTGGCCCACATGGACGCTACCGCCCACATCCTTGGCGACGCGCCGTTGCAGACAAAGGCGGAGTTCGATCCGCTGGAGGAGGCTGGCGATTTCCGCTACGAGCTCACCGTCCACAACATCAAGCTGGTGCGCGCGAATGACCTCGTGCGCGCGTACTCGGGCCTCGACTTCGCGGCTGGCGAGGGCGACTTCATCATGGAACTGCAGGCGAAGGACCGGAAGCTGGAGGGCTATGCCAAGCCGCTGTTCCGCGGGCTGAAGATTTTCAGCTGGAAGCAGGATGTGGAGCAGGAAAAGAAGAACCCGCTGAAACTGGCGTATGAGGCCGTGGCGGAGGGCGTCACCAAGGTCTTCAAGAACCAGTCGAAGGACCAGTTCGCGACACGCGTGCCCATATCCGGCACGATCGATAACCGCAGCATGTCGACCAGCCAGGCCATCATCGGCATCCTGCACAACGCGTTTATCGAGGCGTACAAGCCGAACCTGGAGCACCTCACGGCCCGCCCGGACGACGACAGGGACTAA
- a CDS encoding F0F1 ATP synthase subunit epsilon: MPHTIRVDIVSAEAEIFSGEATLVVATGELGELGIAPRHAPLITRLKPGHVDVVGTNGDRQQFYVSGGILEVQPQVVTILADTAARAADLDEAAALKAKEEAEAALANRGEQLDVAEAQAKLAEALAQLQALERLRKTLKH, from the coding sequence ATGCCCCACACCATCCGCGTCGACATCGTCAGTGCCGAAGCCGAGATCTTCTCCGGTGAAGCCACGCTCGTGGTCGCCACCGGTGAGCTTGGCGAGCTGGGCATCGCGCCGCGTCATGCGCCGCTCATTACCCGCCTGAAGCCGGGCCATGTGGATGTTGTAGGCACCAACGGTGACCGCCAGCAGTTCTACGTATCCGGTGGCATCCTCGAGGTGCAGCCGCAGGTTGTCACGATCCTCGCCGATACGGCCGCCCGCGCGGCCGACCTGGACGAGGCCGCGGCCCTGAAGGCGAAGGAAGAAGCGGAGGCCGCGCTGGCCAACCGTGGTGAGCAGCTCGACGTGGCCGAGGCCCAGGCCAAGCTGGCCGAAGCCCTTGCGCAGCTCCAGGCGCTGGAGCGCCTGCGCAAGACGCTGAAGCACTAA
- the queD gene encoding 6-carboxytetrahydropterin synthase QueD: MRIFKTFNIEAAHRLPNVPEGHKCSRLHGHSFHVELHVEGPIDPVFGWVMDFGDLKARFKPLYERLDHNYLNDIEGLENPTSENLARWIFEHLRPEVPLLCKVVVHETCTSGAEYAP, encoded by the coding sequence ATGCGTATCTTCAAGACCTTCAATATCGAGGCTGCCCACCGGCTGCCGAACGTGCCCGAGGGGCACAAGTGCTCCCGCCTTCACGGGCACTCCTTCCACGTGGAGTTGCATGTGGAGGGCCCGATCGACCCCGTGTTCGGCTGGGTCATGGATTTCGGCGACCTCAAGGCGCGGTTCAAGCCGCTGTATGAGCGCCTGGACCACAACTACCTCAACGATATCGAGGGGCTTGAGAACCCCACCAGCGAAAATCTCGCCCGCTGGATCTTCGAGCATCTCCGCCCCGAGGTGCCGCTCCTTTGCAAGGTCGTGGTCCACGAAACCTGCACCTCTGGTGCTGAGTACGCGCCGTAA
- the atpG gene encoding F0F1 ATP synthase subunit gamma, producing MASGREIKTKIKSTQNMRKVTRALEMVSASKIRKAQDLMKASRPYARLMRKVIAHVAQASTDFTHPFLTERENVARVAFIVVSTDRGLAGGLNSNLFRRMLVAIREWQGKGVEVDIVAVGQKAVQFFRRIKGVNLIGTATHLGEKPKLEDLIGVIKVVLDAYSDNKLDRVFLAYNDFVNTIVQKPAIEALLPVSLVAKELEDAKGAAAEGVKVEQTHDWDYIYEPDARTVLEHLMTRYIESVVYQAALENLASEHAARMVAMKAASDNATKVIGELTLSYNKARQAAITQEISEIVGGAAAV from the coding sequence ATGGCTAGCGGCCGCGAAATCAAAACCAAGATCAAGAGCACGCAGAACATGCGCAAGGTGACGCGTGCGCTCGAAATGGTCTCGGCGTCGAAGATCCGCAAGGCGCAGGACCTGATGAAGGCCTCGCGCCCGTATGCGCGCCTTATGCGCAAGGTCATCGCCCACGTCGCCCAGGCCAGCACCGACTTCACCCACCCGTTCCTGACCGAGCGCGAAAACGTCGCGCGCGTCGCGTTCATCGTGGTGTCGACCGATCGTGGCCTGGCCGGTGGCCTCAACTCGAACCTGTTCCGCCGCATGCTCGTGGCTATCCGCGAGTGGCAGGGGAAGGGCGTCGAGGTCGATATCGTGGCCGTGGGCCAGAAGGCCGTGCAGTTCTTCCGCCGCATCAAGGGCGTGAACCTGATCGGCACCGCCACGCACCTGGGTGAGAAGCCGAAGCTCGAAGACCTGATCGGTGTCATCAAGGTCGTGCTCGATGCTTACAGCGACAACAAGCTCGATCGCGTTTTCCTGGCCTACAACGATTTCGTGAACACGATCGTGCAGAAGCCGGCCATCGAGGCCCTGCTGCCGGTGTCGCTGGTCGCGAAGGAGCTGGAAGACGCCAAGGGCGCTGCCGCCGAGGGCGTGAAGGTCGAGCAGACCCACGACTGGGATTACATCTACGAGCCGGATGCGCGCACGGTGCTGGAGCACCTGATGACGCGTTACATCGAATCGGTGGTGTACCAGGCGGCGCTTGAGAACCTGGCCAGCGAACATGCCGCGCGCATGGTCGCCATGAAGGCCGCGTCCGATAACGCCACCAAGGTCATCGGCGAGCTCACGCTCAGCTACAACAAGGCCCGCCAGGCCGCGATTACCCAGGAAATCTCGGAAATCGTGGGCGGCGCAGCCGCGGTCTGA
- the atpA gene encoding F0F1 ATP synthase subunit alpha, with protein MSSTTLNPSEISELIKSRIEQFKLGAEARNEGTIISVSDGIVRIHGLADVMQGEMIELPNDTYALALNLERDSVGAVVLGEYQHLREGDTAKTTGRILEVPVGPGLLGRVVDALGNPIDGKGPIDAAGTSPIEKVAPGVIWRQSVDQPMQTGYKSIDSMIPIGRGQRELIIGDRQTGKTAVAIDAIINQKHSGIKCIYVAIGQKRSSIANVVRKLEENGALANTIVVVASASEAAALQYVAPYSGCAMGEYFRDRGEDALIVYDDLSKQAVAYRQISLLLKRPPGREAYPGDVFYLHSRLLERASRVSAEYVEKMTNGEVKGKTGSLTALPIIETQAGDVSAFVPTNVISITDGQIFLETDLFNAGIRPPVNAGISVSRVGGAAQTKIIKKLSGGVKLALAQYRELAAFAQFASDLDAATRAQLDRGQRVTELMKQPQYSPLSIAELGLSVFAAEKGYLDDLPVNKVLAFEKGLHAFFHQNNAELMKKIDATGDWDKDIEATFKAGTDEFKKTGSW; from the coding sequence ATGTCCAGCACCACTCTGAACCCGTCCGAGATCAGTGAGCTGATCAAGAGCCGCATCGAGCAGTTCAAGCTCGGTGCCGAGGCACGCAACGAAGGCACCATCATCAGCGTGTCCGACGGCATCGTGCGCATCCACGGCCTGGCCGATGTGATGCAGGGCGAAATGATCGAACTGCCGAACGACACCTACGCCCTCGCGCTCAACCTCGAGCGTGATTCGGTGGGTGCCGTGGTGCTCGGTGAGTACCAGCACCTGCGCGAAGGCGATACCGCCAAGACCACCGGCCGCATCCTCGAAGTGCCGGTTGGCCCGGGCCTGCTCGGCCGCGTCGTCGATGCGCTGGGCAACCCGATCGACGGCAAGGGCCCGATCGATGCCGCTGGCACCTCGCCGATCGAAAAGGTCGCGCCGGGCGTGATCTGGCGCCAGTCGGTCGACCAGCCGATGCAGACCGGTTACAAGTCCATCGATTCGATGATCCCGATCGGCCGTGGCCAGCGCGAGCTGATCATCGGCGACCGCCAGACCGGTAAGACGGCTGTCGCGATCGACGCCATCATCAACCAGAAGCACTCCGGCATTAAGTGCATCTACGTGGCCATCGGCCAGAAGCGCAGCTCCATCGCGAACGTGGTGCGCAAGCTGGAAGAAAACGGCGCGCTGGCCAACACCATCGTCGTCGTGGCTTCGGCGTCCGAAGCGGCTGCCCTGCAGTACGTCGCGCCGTACTCCGGCTGCGCCATGGGCGAGTACTTCCGCGATCGCGGCGAAGACGCACTGATCGTGTACGACGATCTGTCCAAGCAGGCCGTGGCCTACCGCCAGATCTCGCTGCTGCTGAAGCGCCCGCCGGGTCGCGAAGCCTACCCGGGTGACGTGTTCTATCTGCACTCGCGTCTGCTCGAGCGCGCGTCGCGCGTCAGCGCCGAGTACGTCGAGAAGATGACCAACGGCGAGGTGAAGGGCAAGACCGGCTCGCTCACCGCGCTGCCGATCATCGAAACCCAGGCGGGTGACGTTTCCGCATTCGTTCCGACCAACGTGATCTCGATCACCGACGGCCAGATCTTCCTGGAAACCGATCTGTTCAACGCCGGTATCCGTCCGCCTGTGAACGCCGGTATCTCGGTGTCGCGCGTCGGTGGCGCCGCCCAGACCAAGATCATCAAGAAGCTGTCCGGCGGCGTGAAGCTCGCCCTCGCCCAGTACCGTGAGCTGGCGGCGTTCGCGCAGTTCGCTTCCGATCTCGATGCTGCCACCCGCGCCCAGCTCGATCGTGGCCAGCGCGTCACCGAACTGATGAAGCAGCCGCAGTACTCGCCGCTGTCCATCGCCGAGCTCGGCCTGTCGGTGTTCGCTGCCGAGAAGGGCTACCTCGATGACCTCCCGGTCAACAAGGTGCTGGCGTTCGAGAAGGGCCTGCATGCCTTCTTCCACCAGAACAACGCCGAGTTGATGAAGAAGATCGACGCGACCGGCGACTGGGACAAGGACATCGAGGCCACCTTCAAGGCGGGCACCGACGAGTTCAAGAAGACCGGTAGCTGGTAA
- the glmU gene encoding bifunctional UDP-N-acetylglucosamine diphosphorylase/glucosamine-1-phosphate N-acetyltransferase GlmU has protein sequence MSHPLHVLILAAGEGKRMKSASAKVLMPLAGRPLLAHVIDAARALGPAGVHVVYGHNGDQVRQAFASDSALGWIEQRERLGTGHAVRTALEALQADGKLEGRVLVLYGDVPLIRSDVLSALVSGDAGLAMLATRLPNPAGYGRVVLDAEGMVRHIVEEKDASAAQRAIDLVNTGIVAGDADRLLAWTQRLGNSNAQGEYYLTDVFEMASAEGTPAACVDCDPVDASGANDPWQLAGLEAMYRERMARQLALAGVRIADPARIDIRGTVTAGSDVEIDANVILEGDVELGNNVRIGPFTRVRNATLAAGTVVLSHCDLDGVVTHGPCTIGPFARLRPGTDLAEGVHIGNFVETKNAVIAAGSKANHLSYLGDTVIGSKVNIGAGTITCNYDGVNKSRTTIGDGVFVGSNSSLVAPVTLGDGATIGAGSVITKDAPANELTLARARQATIAGWQRPTKK, from the coding sequence ATGTCCCATCCGCTGCACGTCCTGATCCTCGCCGCCGGCGAGGGCAAACGCATGAAATCCGCCTCGGCCAAGGTGCTGATGCCGCTCGCCGGGAGGCCGCTGCTGGCCCACGTCATCGATGCGGCGCGTGCCCTTGGGCCTGCTGGCGTCCACGTGGTGTACGGCCACAACGGCGACCAGGTGCGCCAGGCCTTTGCGAGCGATAGCGCGCTTGGCTGGATCGAACAGCGTGAGCGCCTCGGTACCGGCCATGCGGTGCGTACCGCGCTGGAGGCCCTGCAGGCGGATGGCAAGCTGGAGGGCCGGGTACTCGTGCTTTACGGCGATGTGCCATTGATCCGCAGCGACGTGCTCTCGGCGCTCGTCTCCGGCGATGCGGGCCTCGCCATGCTCGCCACCCGGCTACCCAACCCCGCCGGATATGGCCGCGTGGTGCTCGATGCCGAAGGCATGGTGCGCCACATCGTGGAGGAGAAGGACGCCAGCGCAGCGCAGCGAGCCATCGATCTGGTCAATACCGGTATCGTGGCCGGCGATGCCGATCGCCTGCTTGCCTGGACCCAGCGGCTGGGCAACAGCAATGCGCAGGGCGAGTACTACCTCACCGACGTCTTTGAAATGGCCTCGGCGGAAGGCACGCCGGCAGCGTGCGTCGACTGCGATCCCGTCGATGCCTCAGGTGCCAATGATCCGTGGCAGCTCGCCGGCCTCGAGGCCATGTACCGCGAACGCATGGCGCGCCAGCTTGCGCTGGCCGGAGTTCGTATCGCCGACCCGGCACGCATCGATATCCGCGGCACGGTCACGGCGGGCAGTGATGTCGAGATCGATGCGAACGTCATCCTCGAAGGCGATGTCGAGCTGGGAAATAACGTTCGTATCGGTCCGTTCACGCGCGTGCGTAACGCCACGCTCGCGGCGGGCACGGTCGTACTCTCGCACTGCGACCTGGATGGCGTGGTGACGCATGGTCCTTGCACGATCGGTCCGTTTGCGCGCCTGCGCCCGGGCACCGACCTCGCTGAAGGCGTACACATCGGTAACTTCGTGGAAACCAAGAACGCAGTGATTGCAGCCGGTTCGAAGGCCAACCACCTTTCGTATCTCGGCGACACGGTGATCGGCAGCAAGGTCAACATTGGCGCAGGCACCATCACCTGCAACTACGACGGCGTGAACAAAAGCCGGACCACCATCGGCGATGGCGTGTTCGTCGGTTCGAACAGCTCGCTGGTCGCACCGGTCACCCTGGGTGATGGTGCGACGATCGGCGCGGGCTCGGTCATCACCAAGGATGCACCGGCGAACGAACTGACACTGGCACGTGCCCGCCAGGCCACCATCGCGGGCTGGCAGCGCCCCACGAAGAAATAA